Part of the Sebaldella sp. S0638 genome is shown below.
TATTTTCTGCTGCTATCTCCTCCAGCTCTGCAATCGTTTTTTTGTCCAGTTCTTCATATGTCAGTTTGATTTCTTCATAATCTTCTTCCTCTTTTTCACCAGGTGGTATTTCTGGAGTTTTTATCTCTCCTTCCAAAATTTCGACTTTTTCAACCTCTGCAATCTCTGCATATCCTGCTTTTATAAATTCCTGCTCTTCTTTTGAACTTAAATCTATTTTTTGTCCTTTTTTGTATTCCTTTCCGTCTTTCCTGAAATTTACTAATAGTTTTATCATATTACACCACCTTTGAATAATAATGTGCATCAACATCTTCTGGTACAATAAGCGGTGCCGAAGCTAATCTTAAATACTCATTATCTTCTGCTTCATCTACCCAATGTTTCGGTATTCTAGTACCTACGAAAATTTGTTTTTTCTTATCTACCATTTGTGCTATTGCCCCATAATGAACTGACATTGATTTTGCCCTGCAGGCTATAACTCCGCCATCCGGAATTATTGATTCATTTTGCATTGTTAAGGGATTTACAACCCAGTCAACATAAGTATAAATATCCACATTCAAATCCGGTATTGTTCCTAAAAATGTTGTTCCATCACCTAAACTACGTGGATTTACTCTTAATTGGTCTGCCTGTGTCAATTTTAACTGCTCTATTACTTTTGCATGATTTCTGAAAGCTTTTGCTGCTTTTGGAGTTAAAACCACACTATCTACTATTACTCCTGTATCTTCCTGTATTTGTAACTGCCATCTTCTTATATCCTCAATTGGATTACTTCCGGCATTATCCCATTTGTCTGTTCCTCCCAGTACTTCTATGTTAGCAGAACCATATTTTATGGCCCTGTCTGTTGTTTTCCCTTTCATTGGTACAATTCCAGTAGACAGGTACTGTCCTAACATCCACAACTCTCTTCTTATTATTGCTTCATCCAGCTCCTTTAATTCTTTTGCAACTTGTGTTAGTCCTTCGTCAGCTCCGCTTACAGCATTTCCATATATTGTCTGCCCGAATTGCTGTTCAAGAAGTTCATTTGCATTTGCCCGTCTAAAAGGTTTTATTATTCCTGGTTCAAATTCTCTTACTTCAAAACCTTCTTTTTCTAAAAGTTCTCCGCCTATATACGGTGCTGTAAATGGTGCCATTATTCTTCTTGATTTCTTGAAATGAATTTCAAATTTTCTTGTCTTATGTGTTTCTACTGATCCCATTAATAAAGTCCATAAAAATAAATTAGGTCTTTTTGTTTGTAGTAATGCTGCTATTAATGTTTTTAAGTCATACATTCTTTTTTTCCTCCTATGATATTATTATTGATAATTTTCTTGCTGGTTTTACTAATTTTTCCTTGTCAAATCCTGTTTCTACAATTAAGGCAGACATATTAAATTCTCCGGTAAAATAGACCTGAATTAACCCTTCGTCTTTTAGTTCCTTAGTTTCCAGAACTACAGCATGGATATTTGTTTCATCAAATCCTGTTCTTCCTATGAGATCACAAGTTCCGTCGTCCTTCTGGCCTATTACCATTCCTCTTTCCCATACTCCAGCTGGTAACTTCGCTGTTTTCACCAGTTCTTTTATTGTCATTCCATTTAAGAGATTGTCTCCCTTTTTTTCCATTGTTATTTCTTCTTGTGGTATCGGCATTTATTCCACTCCTCTCATTTTATTTATTATTGCTGCTATCCCTGTTGCGTTTGCTTCTATTGTTTCTGTTTGTCCTTCTGTTTCTGGCTTAATTTCATTTATCTCTGCACTGTCTTTTACCATCTTTTCTATTTCTGTTTGCCCTAATTGTTTTTGATA
Proteins encoded:
- a CDS encoding major capsid protein; protein product: MYDLKTLIAALLQTKRPNLFLWTLLMGSVETHKTRKFEIHFKKSRRIMAPFTAPYIGGELLEKEGFEVREFEPGIIKPFRRANANELLEQQFGQTIYGNAVSGADEGLTQVAKELKELDEAIIRRELWMLGQYLSTGIVPMKGKTTDRAIKYGSANIEVLGGTDKWDNAGSNPIEDIRRWQLQIQEDTGVIVDSVVLTPKAAKAFRNHAKVIEQLKLTQADQLRVNPRSLGDGTTFLGTIPDLNVDIYTYVDWVVNPLTMQNESIIPDGGVIACRAKSMSVHYGAIAQMVDKKKQIFVGTRIPKHWVDEAEDNEYLRLASAPLIVPEDVDAHYYSKVV